In the genome of Desertibacillus haloalkaliphilus, one region contains:
- the spoVT gene encoding stage V sporulation protein T — protein sequence MKATGIVRRIDDLGRVVIPKEIRRTLRIREGDPLEIFVDRDGEVILKKYSPISELGDFAKEYAEALYDSLNVTVLIADRDTYIAVSGGSKKEYANKSIGEIIETAMDERQSKVETTSGEYNIVGDSKEEMSGYVVAPIIANGDPIGAVVMLSKDESIGGDIEQKLAETAAGFLARQMEQ from the coding sequence ATGAAAGCAACAGGTATTGTTCGTCGAATCGATGACTTAGGTCGAGTTGTTATACCAAAAGAAATTCGAAGGACATTACGTATCCGCGAAGGAGATCCGTTAGAGATTTTCGTGGATCGTGATGGCGAAGTTATCTTAAAGAAATATTCACCGATTTCGGAACTAGGTGATTTTGCAAAAGAGTATGCGGAAGCACTTTATGATAGTCTTAATGTTACTGTTTTGATTGCTGACCGTGATACATATATTGCCGTATCCGGTGGTTCGAAGAAGGAATATGCGAATAAAAGTATTGGTGAAATTATTGAAACAGCTATGGATGAGCGCCAATCAAAAGTGGAAACCACATCAGGTGAATACAACATTGTTGGCGATAGTAAGGAAGAAATGAGTGGTTACGTCGTTGCGCCAATTATTGCCAATGGTGATCCGATCGGTGCTGTCGTGATGCTTTCTAAAGATGAGTCGATTGGTGGAGACATTGAACAAAAGCTTGCGGAAACCGCAGCAGGATTTCTAGCAAGACAAATGGAACAATAA
- a CDS encoding putative polysaccharide biosynthesis protein has protein sequence MVLEEQRAKHVWRGAIFLAVAALLTKVMSAAYRIPYQNIAGDLGFYAYQQIYPFYGMALTLSIYGFPVVISKLVSERHAYGDKLGANQIARTAFYSLSVFSFVIFISLYMGAGWLAQIMADPNLTTALKVISLSFLLIPVLSVLRGYHQGIENMIPTAVSQVSEQGVRVFVILVLSYLFVINGHGPYAAAIGAAIGSVVGGLVAIVVLVTFSRKKLLFNQRTKSAHVNEAMIIKQLFFQGFLICISVLVFIFFQFIDAMTMIRFLKASGIDAESAKTAKGVFDRGQPLLQLGTIVATAFSLALVPMITKARANGKHHLARKQGELALRLTVIVAASATAGLIVIIEPTNVMLYMNNDGSAVLSILAVTILFSSVVITTSAILQGLDYVKLPAIHIIIGVFVKLLLNVIMVPTYGTAGAAVATVVAFIVVAGLNIWAIVRIDGIEKPKSKRIFAILLSLVAMVVATLLWKSGLQWLFVTYLGQRWFETVIALTTVFIATVVLLLFLLRFEAFSKQELATIPKLKKLTRFFTKDERKDDR, from the coding sequence ATGGTGCTAGAAGAACAGAGAGCAAAGCATGTCTGGAGAGGAGCGATATTTCTAGCTGTTGCTGCATTATTAACGAAGGTGATGAGTGCAGCATATCGAATTCCGTATCAAAATATCGCAGGAGACCTCGGCTTTTATGCATATCAGCAGATTTATCCATTTTACGGGATGGCGTTGACGTTATCGATTTATGGATTCCCTGTTGTCATATCAAAACTTGTCTCAGAGCGCCACGCTTATGGGGATAAATTAGGGGCTAACCAAATTGCTCGAACAGCCTTTTATAGCTTAAGTGTATTTTCTTTTGTTATTTTCATCAGTTTATATATGGGAGCGGGCTGGCTCGCACAAATCATGGCTGATCCGAACTTAACAACAGCTTTAAAGGTCATTTCGTTGTCATTTTTACTAATCCCTGTATTATCCGTTTTGCGTGGGTATCATCAGGGGATTGAAAATATGATTCCAACAGCTGTGTCACAAGTAAGTGAGCAAGGTGTTAGGGTATTTGTTATATTAGTATTATCTTACTTGTTTGTTATAAATGGACATGGCCCTTATGCGGCCGCCATTGGTGCTGCGATTGGTTCAGTGGTTGGGGGACTCGTAGCCATTGTTGTACTAGTTACGTTTAGTCGGAAAAAGTTACTGTTTAACCAGCGCACAAAAAGCGCTCATGTTAACGAAGCAATGATTATTAAACAGTTGTTTTTTCAAGGATTTCTCATTTGTATTAGTGTACTCGTATTTATCTTTTTTCAATTTATTGACGCGATGACGATGATCCGTTTCTTGAAAGCATCAGGTATCGATGCTGAGAGTGCGAAAACAGCAAAAGGTGTTTTTGATCGTGGTCAGCCGTTACTTCAACTTGGGACGATCGTAGCGACGGCCTTTTCATTAGCGCTTGTGCCGATGATTACAAAGGCAAGAGCGAATGGTAAACACCATCTGGCAAGAAAACAAGGGGAGTTGGCGCTTCGGTTGACCGTCATTGTGGCGGCCAGTGCAACAGCAGGTTTAATTGTTATTATCGAACCGACGAATGTTATGCTTTATATGAATAATGATGGGTCTGCTGTTTTGTCTATCCTAGCTGTAACGATTCTCTTTAGTTCAGTCGTTATAACAACATCAGCGATTTTACAAGGGCTTGATTATGTCAAGTTGCCAGCAATTCATATTATCATCGGTGTGTTTGTGAAATTGCTGTTAAACGTTATTATGGTCCCTACTTATGGGACGGCCGGAGCAGCTGTGGCTACTGTGGTTGCCTTTATTGTAGTTGCCGGTTTAAATATTTGGGCGATTGTAAGAATTGATGGAATAGAGAAACCAAAGAGTAAGCGTATCTTCGCGATTCTATTGTCATTAGTTGCGATGGTTGTTGCCACTTTGCTTTGGAAGAGTGGACTTCAATGGTTATTCGTAACGTACCTTGGACAGCGGTGGTTTGAAACTGTTATTGCACTGACTACTGTTTTCATCGCAACTGTTGTTTTGCTGTTATTCTTATTGCGATTCGAAGCCTTTTCAAAACAGGAATTAGCAACCATTCCAAAGCTCAAAAAATTGACACGTTTTTTTACAAAAGATGAAAGGAAAGATGACAGATGA
- the mazG gene encoding nucleoside triphosphate pyrophosphohydrolase yields the protein MKKKINVIGLGAGDLNQMPIGLYKQIKEASSLYLRTKHHPVITELEQEGLQYTSFDSIYEEHDQFTDVYREISEQLFSLADNEEVTYAVPGHPLVAEQTVQYLLHEGPNQGIEVNILGGQSFLDPMYHVLGIDPIEGCQVVDGTALEKDSLQIRQHMIICQVYDSFIASEVKLTLMELLPDDYEVTIATAVGSAKQELVTVPLYELDRATEVNNLTAVYVPPVRDEQLLYHDFGKLRSVIATLRGPDGCPWDRKQTHESLKKYLIEETYEVLEAIDEQDDDHLAEELGDVLLQVMLHAQIGEDEGLFSIDDVIQSITEKMIRRHPHVFSVASADTAEEVESNWEAIKKKEKQESGQGEEWDSILDDVSKSVPALIRAYQLQKTAAKVGFDWDDVAPIWMKIQEEIAEFFTEVKAENKEMMIKEFGDILFALVNLGRYYSIYPEEALQTTNQKFTIRFQMIEEKLKERKLTFADVTLAEMDEIWEEAKKETRG from the coding sequence ATGAAGAAGAAAATAAATGTCATTGGTTTAGGTGCTGGTGACCTTAACCAAATGCCAATTGGTTTGTATAAGCAAATCAAGGAAGCATCGTCATTATACTTACGTACGAAGCACCATCCGGTTATCACTGAACTTGAGCAAGAAGGGCTTCAGTATACCTCATTCGATTCGATCTATGAAGAGCATGATCAATTTACTGATGTGTACCGTGAAATTAGTGAGCAATTATTTTCGCTTGCTGATAACGAAGAAGTTACATATGCTGTTCCAGGACATCCGCTCGTTGCTGAGCAAACGGTCCAATACTTATTACATGAAGGACCGAATCAAGGGATTGAAGTCAACATATTGGGTGGACAAAGCTTTCTTGATCCGATGTATCATGTATTAGGAATTGATCCAATTGAGGGTTGTCAGGTTGTCGATGGAACCGCACTTGAAAAAGATAGCCTTCAAATTAGACAGCATATGATTATTTGTCAGGTTTATGATAGCTTTATTGCCTCTGAAGTGAAGTTAACATTAATGGAGCTCTTGCCTGATGATTATGAGGTAACGATTGCCACTGCAGTCGGAAGTGCCAAGCAGGAGTTAGTAACGGTACCATTATATGAGTTGGATCGAGCGACGGAAGTGAATAATTTGACAGCGGTTTATGTCCCCCCTGTGAGAGATGAGCAGCTTCTGTATCATGACTTTGGTAAATTACGCTCGGTTATTGCCACATTAAGAGGACCTGATGGATGTCCTTGGGACCGCAAGCAAACGCATGAGTCATTAAAAAAGTATTTAATTGAGGAAACATATGAAGTGCTTGAGGCGATTGATGAACAAGATGATGATCATCTTGCTGAAGAACTTGGTGATGTTTTACTACAAGTGATGCTTCATGCGCAAATTGGTGAAGATGAAGGGTTGTTTTCAATAGATGATGTCATTCAATCCATTACTGAAAAAATGATTCGTCGCCACCCACACGTCTTTTCAGTTGCTTCAGCGGACACGGCTGAAGAAGTCGAGAGTAACTGGGAGGCGATTAAGAAGAAAGAAAAGCAAGAGAGTGGGCAAGGCGAAGAGTGGGATTCGATTTTGGATGATGTCAGTAAAAGTGTGCCGGCACTCATTCGTGCCTATCAACTTCAAAAAACAGCAGCAAAAGTCGGATTTGATTGGGATGATGTTGCTCCGATTTGGATGAAGATCCAAGAGGAGATTGCTGAGTTTTTTACAGAAGTTAAGGCTGAAAATAAAGAAATGATGATAAAAGAGTTTGGTGATATTTTATTTGCACTCGTGAATTTAGGAAGGTATTACAGTATTTATCCTGAAGAGGCGTTACAAACAACCAATCAAAAGTTTACGATACGATTTCAAATGATTGAAGAAAAACTCAAAGAACGAAAGCTCACATTTGCAGATGTAACCTTAGCTGAAATGGATGAGATTTGGGAAGAAGCAAAGAAAGAAACGAGGGGTTAA
- a CDS encoding RNA-binding S4 domain-containing protein — protein MRLDKFLKVSRLIKRRTLAKEISDQGRITINGQTAKAGSNVKAGDELTIRFGQKLVTIQVEEIKETTRKADADSMYTVVKEEPIKSEPDFL, from the coding sequence ATGCGATTAGATAAGTTTTTGAAAGTTTCCCGATTGATCAAACGCCGTACATTGGCAAAGGAGATATCGGATCAAGGGCGAATTACTATTAATGGTCAAACGGCTAAAGCAGGGTCAAATGTTAAGGCTGGGGATGAACTAACGATTCGTTTTGGACAAAAGCTAGTCACGATTCAAGTTGAAGAAATTAAAGAGACGACTCGAAAGGCTGATGCCGATTCAATGTATACAGTCGTCAAGGAAGAGCCGATTAAATCAGAACCAGATTTTTTATAA
- the yabP gene encoding sporulation protein YabP, whose amino-acid sequence MGQARKTKEHDITLRGRKSLDITGVRQVESFDNEEFLLETEMGFLSIRGQNLHMKNLNVEEGLVSIEGKIFDLVYLDENQGDKSKGFFGKLFK is encoded by the coding sequence ATGGGTCAAGCCCGCAAAACAAAGGAACATGATATTACATTAAGAGGGCGAAAATCGTTAGATATTACTGGAGTTAGGCAAGTAGAGAGCTTTGATAACGAAGAGTTCTTGTTAGAGACAGAAATGGGTTTTTTGTCTATCCGTGGTCAAAACCTTCATATGAAAAACTTAAATGTCGAGGAGGGATTGGTCTCGATTGAAGGCAAAATCTTTGATCTCGTCTATCTAGACGAAAACCAAGGCGATAAGTCTAAAGGATTCTTTGGGAAGTTGTTCAAGTGA
- the yabQ gene encoding spore cortex biosynthesis protein YabQ codes for MSLTVQLSTMIAMSAMGVWLGAAIDTYGRFAKQRRSFHWLVAVNDLLFWLIQGLLVFYVLLQVNQGEMRFYVLLALICGYAGYQALFRNYYQALLERLIRFAILTFRFIRSVIIVLFIRPIKWLLKLLYSLCMMVITATVAVLVFVGKVLLKPLQWLGNALLKLIPTTEIIAFLKKITYYQQVKGFIKRLFNRDDRGD; via the coding sequence GTGAGTTTAACAGTACAACTTAGCACGATGATTGCGATGTCAGCCATGGGAGTTTGGCTTGGGGCTGCGATCGATACGTACGGACGCTTTGCAAAGCAACGGCGTTCGTTTCATTGGCTAGTTGCTGTTAACGATCTTTTATTTTGGTTGATACAGGGGTTACTTGTTTTTTATGTCCTCCTGCAAGTCAATCAAGGTGAAATGAGGTTTTATGTCCTTCTTGCACTTATTTGCGGTTATGCCGGTTATCAAGCGCTTTTCCGCAATTACTATCAAGCCCTCTTAGAACGTTTGATTCGTTTTGCAATCTTGACCTTTCGCTTTATTCGTTCAGTCATTATCGTGCTATTTATCCGTCCGATTAAATGGTTGTTGAAACTGCTATATTCGTTATGTATGATGGTGATAACAGCGACGGTTGCGGTCCTTGTCTTTGTCGGCAAGGTGCTGCTTAAGCCATTGCAGTGGCTTGGAAATGCGTTGTTGAAACTGATACCAACAACTGAAATCATAGCATTTCTCAAAAAGATTACTTATTATCAGCAAGTGAAAGGTTTTATAAAAAGGTTGTTCAATAGGGACGATAGGGGTGATTAA
- a CDS encoding FtsB family cell division protein — MGIEREEKIKELHSSYKDQQERQEKEKQRRRKGLVRRLTAMAVVAGFISIFAGITIYSQASVIDEKRQEKLQLEEQLQLMKENEQQLKIEIKNYNDLEYIAEVARKDYYLSKPGETIFKLPSETSSD; from the coding sequence GTGGGGATCGAGCGTGAGGAAAAAATCAAAGAACTTCATTCCTCTTATAAGGATCAGCAGGAACGCCAAGAAAAAGAAAAACAGCGACGGCGAAAAGGCTTAGTAAGAAGGCTGACAGCAATGGCGGTTGTTGCTGGTTTTATAAGCATATTTGCAGGGATTACAATTTATTCGCAAGCTAGTGTTATAGACGAGAAGAGACAAGAGAAGCTACAGCTAGAGGAACAGTTGCAACTAATGAAAGAGAATGAACAGCAACTGAAGATTGAAATTAAGAACTACAATGATTTAGAGTATATCGCAGAAGTTGCCCGCAAAGATTATTATCTTTCAAAGCCTGGTGAAACAATCTTTAAATTACCAAGTGAGACATCTTCCGACTGA
- a CDS encoding S1 domain-containing RNA-binding protein produces MSIEVGSKLQGKVTGITHFGAFVELPGGKTGLVHISEVADNYVKDINEFLKVGDEVEVKVVNVEDNGKIGLSIRKAKERPNGADGSTRPQRSSRPPRSGGSQGRGSRGGQRGNSRPSLSFEDKMNRFLKDSEERLSVLKRNTESKRGGRGARRG; encoded by the coding sequence ATGTCAATTGAAGTAGGCAGCAAGTTGCAAGGAAAGGTAACAGGTATTACCCATTTTGGAGCGTTTGTTGAGCTGCCAGGTGGTAAAACTGGTCTTGTTCATATTAGTGAAGTAGCTGACAATTATGTGAAAGACATCAATGAGTTTTTAAAAGTCGGCGATGAGGTAGAAGTTAAGGTTGTCAATGTCGAGGACAATGGCAAAATTGGCTTGTCAATTCGTAAGGCAAAAGAACGTCCAAATGGCGCAGATGGGTCTACACGTCCACAGAGATCTTCACGACCACCACGTTCAGGTGGATCACAAGGAAGAGGCTCTCGTGGAGGACAACGTGGAAATAGCCGTCCGTCGCTAAGTTTTGAGGACAAGATGAACCGTTTCTTAAAGGATAGTGAAGAACGTTTATCGGTATTAAAGCGTAATACTGAATCAAAGCGTGGTGGTCGCGGCGCCCGTCGTGGGTAA
- the spoIIE gene encoding stage II sporulation protein E, giving the protein MIRKVTRGVIEPMRTSVLIDRTQALFTAVGDSAKKAVNTVFLQWGLLLFIIGFLLGRAMILSEITPFVLPFIAVIYVLRKEKTGLAAIALFAGALTSVYESGWFVLTAIIVYFVVQKVVERFSDNATKVLPFTVLLSSLLARVILTFVMTGQVSNYALMMAGVEAGLSFILTMIFLQSVPLVTMSTVKQPLKSEEIVCLIILLASVMTGTIGWVIYDLTVEHMLARYLVLLFAFVGGAAIGSTVGVVTGLILSLASVASLYQMSLLAFAGLLGGLLKEGKKLGVSIGLLVGTLMIGLYGEGGGELTLTVMESLVAVAVFLLTPRSLISQLSRYIPGTTEYSQEQQQYLRKIRDITAGRVEQFSHLFQTLSNSFQSSQAVSDIDDAEREIDYFLSNVTEKTCQTCFKKERCWVTNFNTTYDYMTMIMNETEKNRKISDRSLIAEWSSYCVKDEKVIKAIQDEISHFQANKKLKQQVLESRKLVADQLLGVSRVMGDFAKEIQREKEVNHAQEEQILDALRGVGLEIGHLDIYRLEEGNIEIEMSVPNDDGHGQAEKIIAPMLSDIVNETIVVKSEEHAFYPNGYSHVSFGSAKRFVVETGVANVAKGGAWVSGDSYSTIELGSGKYAIAISDGMGNGERAHLESNETLQLLQKVLQSGIEETVAIKSINSVLSLRTTDEIFSTLDLAMVDLQDARAKFLKIGSIPSFIKRGHDVTKIEASNLPMGIIQEFDVDVVSEQLKAGDLLIMMSDGIFDAPKHVENKEMWLKRIISEIETNDPQEVADLILEHVIRSGSGAIEDDMTVVVAQVKRNTPKWAAIPLYHQTRFLRKEAQ; this is encoded by the coding sequence ATGATTCGAAAAGTAACTAGAGGTGTTATTGAACCGATGCGTACATCGGTATTAATTGATCGGACACAGGCTTTGTTTACAGCAGTAGGTGACAGTGCAAAAAAAGCCGTGAACACTGTCTTTCTTCAATGGGGATTATTGCTATTTATCATAGGATTTTTACTTGGCAGGGCAATGATCCTTTCTGAAATTACTCCATTTGTGCTGCCGTTCATTGCAGTCATCTATGTCCTTCGTAAGGAGAAAACAGGCCTTGCAGCGATCGCTTTGTTTGCGGGGGCATTGACAAGTGTATATGAAAGTGGTTGGTTTGTTTTAACCGCGATTATTGTCTATTTTGTCGTACAGAAAGTAGTAGAAAGGTTTAGTGACAATGCGACGAAGGTATTGCCGTTTACCGTTCTTCTCTCAAGCTTACTTGCTAGGGTTATATTAACATTTGTTATGACTGGGCAAGTGAGTAATTATGCTTTGATGATGGCTGGGGTTGAAGCAGGATTAAGTTTTATTCTAACGATGATCTTTTTGCAAAGTGTTCCATTAGTGACGATGAGTACGGTCAAACAGCCTTTAAAAAGTGAAGAGATTGTTTGTTTAATCATTTTATTAGCCTCAGTGATGACTGGAACAATCGGTTGGGTTATTTATGACTTAACAGTTGAGCATATGCTTGCTCGTTATTTAGTTCTTTTATTTGCTTTCGTTGGTGGCGCAGCCATTGGTTCAACGGTAGGGGTGGTCACTGGGCTGATTTTAAGCTTAGCGAGTGTGGCTAGTCTTTATCAAATGAGTTTACTTGCTTTTGCCGGTCTTTTAGGTGGGCTTTTGAAAGAAGGGAAGAAATTAGGTGTTAGTATTGGTCTCCTTGTTGGAACACTGATGATCGGTCTTTATGGTGAAGGAGGCGGGGAGTTAACGCTAACGGTGATGGAATCTTTGGTTGCTGTTGCAGTCTTTTTATTAACACCAAGATCACTTATTTCACAGCTTAGCCGCTATATCCCAGGTACGACGGAGTATTCGCAAGAGCAACAACAATATTTACGAAAAATACGTGATATTACCGCTGGTCGTGTTGAACAGTTTTCACACTTGTTCCAAACACTATCCAATAGCTTTCAATCATCACAAGCGGTGTCAGATATCGATGATGCAGAGCGAGAGATTGATTATTTCCTGAGCAATGTTACCGAAAAAACATGTCAAACATGCTTTAAAAAGGAACGGTGCTGGGTGACGAACTTTAATACAACCTATGATTATATGACGATGATTATGAATGAAACAGAGAAAAATCGTAAAATTAGTGACCGCTCACTAATAGCGGAATGGTCAAGCTATTGTGTGAAGGATGAAAAGGTTATAAAAGCGATTCAGGATGAGATTAGCCATTTTCAGGCCAATAAAAAGCTAAAACAGCAGGTGCTAGAAAGTAGAAAGTTAGTAGCAGATCAATTGTTAGGAGTTTCTCGGGTCATGGGTGACTTTGCAAAAGAAATCCAGCGCGAAAAGGAAGTGAATCATGCTCAAGAGGAACAAATTTTGGATGCGTTACGTGGGGTCGGTTTAGAAATTGGGCACCTTGATATTTATCGTTTAGAAGAAGGCAATATAGAAATTGAAATGAGTGTCCCGAATGATGACGGTCATGGGCAAGCAGAAAAAATTATTGCTCCGATGCTATCTGATATCGTCAATGAAACAATTGTCGTAAAAAGCGAAGAGCATGCCTTTTATCCAAATGGTTATAGTCATGTCTCCTTCGGGTCGGCGAAACGCTTTGTCGTTGAGACAGGAGTAGCTAATGTTGCAAAAGGCGGCGCTTGGGTGTCCGGAGACAGTTATTCAACGATTGAGCTTGGTTCTGGAAAGTATGCAATCGCCATTAGTGATGGCATGGGTAATGGTGAACGGGCGCACTTAGAAAGTAATGAAACGTTGCAATTGTTGCAAAAGGTCCTTCAGTCAGGGATTGAGGAAACGGTCGCGATTAAGTCGATTAACTCTGTCTTGTCACTACGAACGACGGATGAAATCTTTTCAACGCTTGATTTGGCGATGGTTGATTTGCAAGATGCGAGAGCAAAGTTCTTGAAGATTGGATCGATCCCAAGCTTTATTAAACGAGGGCATGATGTTACGAAGATAGAGGCGAGTAACCTACCAATGGGAATCATTCAGGAATTTGATGTTGATGTCGTTAGTGAGCAGCTGAAAGCAGGTGATTTGCTCATTATGATGAGTGATGGTATTTTTGATGCGCCTAAACATGTGGAAAATAAAGAAATGTGGCTTAAGCGAATTATTTCTGAGATTGAAACAAATGACCCTCAAGAAGTCGCCGATTTAATTCTTGAGCATGTGATACGCTCTGGCAGTGGTGCGATTGAAGATGATATGACTGTCGTTGTTGCTCAAGTTAAAAGGAATACACCAAAATGGGCGGCGATTCCACTCTATCATCAGACTCGGTTTTTACGAAAAGAAGCACAGTAA
- a CDS encoding vWA domain-containing protein produces the protein MGKGTLKQILLLTDGCSNQGEDPVAIATFAKEQGVTINVIGVVDDSPISEQGIEEIESIAMAGGGVSQVVYTKQLAKTVQMVTRKAMTQTLHGVVNKELSQILGDKQEIEDLSPEKRGEVMEVVDELGETIDLEVLILVDTSASMRSKLPMVQEALTDLSISLTSRMGQNRFSLYSFPGKRKEVDRLLDWTPKLNSLTGVFHKLSSGGVTPTGPALQAVMKKFAKNNSRRSLISRGDEELFEESGM, from the coding sequence ATGGGTAAAGGAACGTTAAAGCAGATTTTACTATTAACGGATGGTTGTTCAAACCAAGGTGAAGATCCTGTTGCCATTGCGACGTTTGCAAAAGAGCAAGGTGTAACTATCAATGTCATTGGTGTTGTTGACGATAGCCCCATTAGTGAACAAGGGATTGAGGAGATCGAATCGATTGCAATGGCAGGAGGTGGCGTCAGTCAGGTTGTTTATACGAAGCAATTAGCAAAAACAGTTCAAATGGTTACGAGAAAAGCAATGACACAAACATTGCACGGTGTTGTTAATAAAGAGTTATCACAAATTCTAGGCGACAAACAAGAGATTGAAGACCTATCACCTGAAAAGCGTGGCGAAGTGATGGAAGTTGTCGATGAATTAGGTGAAACGATTGATTTAGAAGTGCTTATTTTAGTGGATACAAGTGCGAGTATGAGAAGTAAGTTGCCGATGGTTCAAGAGGCGCTTACCGACTTATCGATTAGCTTAACGTCACGGATGGGGCAAAACCGTTTCTCCCTTTACTCATTTCCGGGGAAACGTAAAGAGGTTGATCGTTTGCTAGATTGGACTCCGAAATTAAATTCTTTAACAGGAGTGTTTCATAAGCTATCATCCGGTGGGGTTACGCCAACCGGTCCAGCACTCCAAGCAGTTATGAAAAAGTTTGCAAAAAATAACTCGAGAAGGAGTT